CGCTAAAGATTCGGGAAGACTTTGTCGCCAACGCCTCTCACGAGTTGCGCACACCCGTCACGGTGCTCAAAGGCTACCTTGAAGGGCTCGCCGACGATGAGCTTGACCATTCGATGGAAGGGCCGGTCAATGCTATGGCAGAGCAAGTGCGGCGCATGGAAGCGATCATTGCGGATTTGCTCACACTCAATGTCTTGGAAAGCGCCGGACCGGCGCCGACTGACAACCCCGTCAATATCGCCGAGTTACTCAAGTCTATTCACACGGATGCTTTGCAATCGAAGCACTGCCCAAGCGAATTCACACTCAATATCGAGTCCTCTGCCCAGGTGCTTGGGGATGAAGTCGAGCTACGCTCGGTGATTACCAACCTCGTCTCAAATGCCTTGCGCTTTACACCGCAGGAAGGTCGTATTCTCATCACGTGGCAAGACGCCGCTGACGAGGTTGAATTGCGCGTTGAAGACAACGGCATCGGTATTCATGAAGACGACATCCCAAGAATCACGGAACGGTTCTATCGCACCGTGCCAGGACGTAATCGTCATCAATTTGGAACAGGACTTGGACTCGCGATTGTGAAGCATGCGCTCGCGCGCCACGATTCGGAACTGACTGTCGACAGCGAACTCGGCAGTGGCAGCGTGTTTTGCTGTCGATTCCCCTCCTCGCGCATCCGTCGCGGCTAGCGCCAAACCTACCTGAAGCCAACTCGAAGCCGACCCACCGTAGAGTCGTCCGGCGCAACCTGCGTTGAGTACACGGCGTAGAGTTTACCCATCGGCCAATGTTTTTGCGGCTGACCCACGAGTGTCACAATTCTGTCATACATATGTAATTTAATAGCGGCGTTCGAGTCATTCCGACCATTCGAAACTACTCATATGGGAGCATAGAATGCCAACGTTTTCCGCGATTACGCGTGTGTGTATGACCGCTGCATTGTGCAGCATCACAGCACTTTCTTTTGCCGACATGACGGTTAATGTCGGCGGTCGCGTC
The sequence above is a segment of the Pseudomonadota bacterium genome. Coding sequences within it:
- a CDS encoding phosphate regulon sensor protein PhoR, giving the protein MSDQESRSVATATVVKHVLLIVAGYVIGWINGAPLWGALIAALALLGWHIYNLIKLRTWLKSKRSGAIPYGTGIWPTIYARISHFRERSSVHKQRSRELEDARSEFVHTLPNAAFELNEQFEVLTANAQAMELTDDAQEQLSGPISNHLRQPAFIKYLESGDYADGVILQSAQNPEQTLQCVISDRGREGWLLQLIDITQQIKALKIREDFVANASHELRTPVTVLKGYLEGLADDELDHSMEGPVNAMAEQVRRMEAIIADLLTLNVLESAGPAPTDNPVNIAELLKSIHTDALQSKHCPSEFTLNIESSAQVLGDEVELRSVITNLVSNALRFTPQEGRILITWQDAADEVELRVEDNGIGIHEDDIPRITERFYRTVPGRNRHQFGTGLGLAIVKHALARHDSELTVDSELGSGSVFCCRFPSSRIRRG